One Paenibacillus riograndensis SBR5 DNA segment encodes these proteins:
- a CDS encoding helix-turn-helix domain-containing protein — MTIIINNDVMLAKRKISVTELSERVGITMANLCKTLDCQPSDILECKRD; from the coding sequence ATGACAATTATCATTAATAATGATGTGATGTTAGCAAAACGAAAAATAAGCGTAACGGAGCTTTCGGAGAGAGTTGGAATTACTATGGCGAATCTATGTAAGACTTTGGATTGTCAGCCAAGTGATATTTTGGAGTGCAAACGCGACTAA
- a CDS encoding ArsR/SmtB family transcription factor, whose product MIYIKDLMSGIDIFKALSSEIRIQILELLATNQALNLNEIAKKLNLSNGAITMHIKKLEESGLIEINTSVGKHGIQKVCYLNKDKLMVDLRSKETDNLYEVEIQVGHYSNYHAVPTCGLATKDSIIGDFDEPRYFADPQRIDSEIIWMAEGFLEYRIPNYLKANQTFREIQFSMEIGSEAPGFSDNYPSDLYFYVNGIEIGFWTSPGDFGAARGTFNPDWWPPHLNQYGMLKLIRINNEGSFIDGCRISDITLDDIKLDYKSELTFRIAVTDKPVNKRGLTIYGKHFGNYSQDLLARVLYDVHEVEDVSGPTPTSAE is encoded by the coding sequence ATGATTTATATTAAAGATCTAATGAGCGGGATCGATATCTTCAAAGCGCTCAGCTCCGAGATCCGGATTCAAATTCTGGAGCTGCTCGCCACCAATCAGGCCCTCAATCTCAATGAAATTGCCAAGAAGCTGAATCTCAGCAATGGAGCCATCACCATGCACATCAAGAAGCTGGAGGAAAGCGGCCTGATCGAGATTAATACTTCCGTAGGCAAGCATGGCATCCAGAAGGTGTGCTATTTGAATAAAGATAAGCTGATGGTGGACCTGCGGAGTAAGGAGACTGACAATCTGTACGAGGTCGAAATCCAGGTTGGGCATTACAGCAACTATCACGCAGTGCCGACTTGCGGACTGGCTACTAAGGACAGTATCATTGGCGACTTTGATGAACCGCGCTATTTCGCCGATCCCCAGCGGATTGATTCCGAAATCATCTGGATGGCTGAAGGCTTTTTGGAATACCGGATTCCGAACTACCTGAAGGCAAATCAGACCTTCCGCGAAATTCAGTTCTCCATGGAGATTGGATCGGAGGCTCCGGGATTCAGCGACAATTATCCTTCGGATTTGTATTTTTATGTGAACGGTATCGAAATTGGCTTTTGGACCAGTCCCGGCGATTTCGGCGCTGCCCGCGGCACCTTCAACCCCGACTGGTGGCCCCCCCACCTGAACCAGTACGGCATGCTTAAGCTGATCCGCATCAACAATGAAGGAAGCTTCATCGACGGCTGCCGCATCTCGGATATTACGCTGGACGATATCAAGCTGGATTACAAAAGCGAGCTGACCTTCCGCATTGCCGTCACCGACAAGCCGGTCAACAAACGCGGACTGACCATATACGGCAAGCATTTCGGCAATTACAGCCAGGACCTGCTGGCCCGTGTGCTCTACGATGTTCACGAGGTCGAAGACGTCTCCGGCCCCACTCCAACCAGCGCGGAATAG
- a CDS encoding extracellular solute-binding protein codes for MLSTLLAGCGEDNSKTITFWTPLTGDDGAYMDQLVKDYNATNPEIKVKHVITSDMYTKLSTVLNSGKGVPDLTIIHADRVPGYVKQGVLEPMTAVTAAQPEIKQENYLPQAWSTGTIDGTQYTVPLDIHSNVMYYNKDLLKKYNAESFLDDNVVTIDEMLSLQGKLDEGDYVVNDALLGWVILAQIQDLGGDIQENGKPAVNTPVMKQAFENVKKINDAGLMTPFGEDGYLMFQSGNVLFSTDGTWSSTAHAGVEGLNFGVTNVYSPTADKFTNRSSSHLFSMMKNKDRSEEKVAGIGNFLEFIRENSIEWAKAGQIVASKQVNESPDFKNYIQSFFTSNEKEVESLYIYTYEYYPYIAEAVDTYCGDIVRGNVDIDETLQTMQKFVEDKIAEGTGGAAK; via the coding sequence ATGTTATCAACGTTATTAGCGGGATGCGGGGAAGACAACTCCAAGACGATTACATTCTGGACTCCGCTAACCGGTGATGACGGTGCCTATATGGACCAGCTTGTTAAGGATTACAATGCCACTAACCCGGAAATTAAGGTAAAGCATGTCATCACCTCTGATATGTACACCAAGCTCTCCACAGTGCTGAACTCGGGCAAAGGTGTTCCGGACTTGACTATTATTCATGCTGACCGTGTTCCGGGCTATGTCAAGCAGGGGGTGCTTGAGCCGATGACGGCAGTAACCGCCGCCCAGCCTGAGATCAAACAGGAAAATTATCTGCCGCAAGCCTGGTCAACAGGCACGATTGACGGCACTCAATATACAGTACCTCTCGATATCCACAGTAATGTTATGTATTACAACAAGGATTTGCTTAAGAAATACAATGCGGAATCCTTCCTCGACGATAATGTGGTAACGATTGATGAAATGCTCTCTCTGCAAGGAAAGCTGGATGAAGGAGATTATGTTGTTAATGATGCGCTGCTGGGCTGGGTCATTCTTGCTCAGATTCAGGACCTTGGCGGAGATATCCAGGAGAATGGCAAGCCTGCCGTGAATACTCCGGTGATGAAGCAGGCATTTGAGAATGTAAAAAAGATCAACGACGCGGGCTTGATGACGCCGTTCGGCGAAGACGGATACCTGATGTTCCAATCCGGGAACGTATTGTTCTCTACGGACGGGACCTGGAGTTCTACGGCACATGCCGGGGTGGAAGGTTTGAATTTCGGAGTAACCAATGTATATTCGCCTACTGCGGATAAGTTCACCAACAGATCGTCCTCGCACCTGTTCTCGATGATGAAGAATAAAGACAGATCCGAAGAAAAGGTCGCGGGCATCGGCAATTTCCTGGAGTTCATCCGCGAGAATTCCATCGAGTGGGCTAAAGCGGGACAGATCGTAGCCAGTAAGCAGGTCAATGAAAGTCCTGATTTCAAAAATTATATCCAATCCTTCTTCACCTCCAATGAAAAAGAAGTTGAATCCCTTTACATTTACACTTACGAATATTATCCGTATATTGCGGAAGCCGTAGATACGTATTGCGGGGATATTGTACGCGGCAATGTGGATATTGATGAAACCCTCCAGACGATGCAGAAATTTGTGGAGGATAAAATCGCCGAAGGAACGGGCGGAGCAGCGAAGTAA
- a CDS encoding carbohydrate ABC transporter permease, whose product MKKKLNLAPAFFVGPHVILFAVFILLPTFYGIYASFTKWNLMNEPVWVGLDNYKTILFDSGSTFHTQFNNGLKNTFIFVLLSVPLLIVIPLLVAVALEHKKVKGKSLIQSIIYVPGLISISAGALIWLLLFNKQLGMAGNVFGSDVSWPANQPYAWILIIIITIWGGVGGNMIIYRASISGVSQDLYESAEMDGAGTIRRFTSITLPSIRFPLIYTFVMTTAGAFNVFGQPLMMTDGGPRQSTHVLMMYIRQLAFGNGESIAGMASAMAVLLGLVILVISALQYYVMNRNAA is encoded by the coding sequence ATGAAAAAGAAACTGAATCTCGCGCCTGCTTTCTTTGTAGGTCCACATGTCATTTTATTTGCCGTTTTCATCCTGCTGCCAACCTTTTACGGAATTTATGCTTCCTTCACCAAATGGAATCTGATGAACGAGCCGGTCTGGGTGGGCCTCGACAACTATAAAACCATCCTTTTTGACAGCGGCTCTACCTTCCACACGCAATTCAACAACGGGCTTAAAAATACATTTATTTTTGTTCTGCTCAGTGTCCCGCTGTTAATCGTGATTCCGCTGCTTGTTGCAGTAGCACTTGAACACAAAAAAGTCAAAGGGAAAAGCCTGATCCAGTCCATTATTTACGTTCCGGGCCTGATTTCCATATCTGCGGGAGCATTGATCTGGCTTCTGCTGTTCAACAAGCAGCTTGGGATGGCCGGCAATGTTTTTGGATCGGATGTTTCCTGGCCGGCTAACCAGCCGTATGCCTGGATACTCATTATTATCATCACGATCTGGGGGGGAGTCGGCGGCAACATGATTATTTACCGTGCCTCCATAAGCGGCGTATCGCAGGATTTGTATGAATCGGCAGAGATGGACGGAGCCGGAACGATACGCAGATTTACGAGCATTACGCTGCCCTCCATCCGTTTCCCGCTGATTTACACTTTTGTCATGACCACAGCAGGGGCCTTCAATGTATTCGGCCAGCCGTTGATGATGACAGACGGGGGACCGCGCCAGAGTACGCATGTGCTTATGATGTATATCCGCCAGTTGGCGTTCGGCAATGGAGAGTCCATTGCGGGTATGGCGTCCGCTATGGCAGTGTTGCTGGGACTGGTCATACTGGTCATCTCGGCTCTGCAATATTACGTCATGAACCGGAATGCGGCTTAA
- a CDS encoding carbohydrate ABC transporter permease: protein MSNQVAQQYDKRPRFKEQGTVKSKSPGISISKYISYLFLIVLCIIWIIPVVFGITTSFRSQSEVVSSGFRLFPKEWIFDNYVAILENTSTAPILRWLMNSLFIASMHTLLVVVVISITGYGYSRMKFKGRDTLFFTLLGISFFPGVVNLIPSYKIIDALGWVNTSWAMIIPGLAGMGNIFLVRQFMNGIPKDLDESAHVDGAGHFRIYFSIILPLIKPVLIVCALFSFTGSWNDFLWPVIVFTDVDKMPVTAGLLLLQDIYGNYRMIGQLMGSAVLAIIPTLLLFLFAQKYFVQSINLNSGIKG, encoded by the coding sequence ATGTCCAATCAGGTGGCGCAGCAATATGATAAACGCCCCCGCTTCAAAGAGCAGGGCACAGTAAAAAGTAAAAGCCCGGGAATCAGCATCTCAAAGTATATCTCTTATCTGTTTTTGATCGTGCTTTGTATCATTTGGATCATTCCGGTGGTCTTTGGCATCACGACGTCCTTCCGTTCCCAGTCTGAGGTGGTTTCCTCCGGGTTCAGATTATTCCCAAAGGAATGGATCTTTGACAACTATGTCGCGATTTTGGAGAATACCTCTACCGCACCGATTCTGCGGTGGCTCATGAATTCACTGTTTATTGCCTCCATGCATACCCTTCTGGTGGTTGTGGTCATCTCCATTACCGGCTATGGCTACTCACGGATGAAATTTAAAGGCAGAGATACGCTCTTTTTTACGTTGCTCGGCATCTCATTTTTTCCCGGCGTGGTGAATTTGATTCCCTCATACAAAATTATAGACGCACTGGGCTGGGTCAACACCTCCTGGGCCATGATTATCCCGGGACTGGCGGGCATGGGCAATATCTTCCTGGTCCGGCAGTTCATGAACGGAATCCCGAAGGACCTGGATGAATCGGCTCACGTGGACGGTGCGGGTCATTTCCGGATTTATTTCTCGATCATTCTGCCGCTGATCAAGCCGGTATTGATTGTATGCGCCTTATTTTCCTTCACCGGATCATGGAATGACTTCCTCTGGCCTGTAATTGTGTTTACAGATGTGGACAAAATGCCGGTTACAGCAGGGTTATTGCTGCTTCAAGATATCTATGGAAATTACCGTATGATTGGTCAGCTGATGGGTTCAGCGGTTCTGGCGATTATTCCAACCCTGCTGTTGTTTCTGTTCGCGCAGAAGTACTTTGTCCAATCCATCAATCTGAATTCAGGCATTAAGGGTTAA
- a CDS encoding alpha-N-arabinofuranosidase, translated as MTTKARILSDMPKSKINKNIYGHFAEHLGRCIYEGIWVGEDSPIPNTGGIRNDVIAALRKLDIPVLRWPGGCFADEYHWKDGIGLPETRKRMINTHWGGVVENNHFGTHEFFRLCELLECEPYICGNVGSGTVQEMSEWVEYMTFDGESPMAGLRAENGREQPWALKYFGVGNENWGCGGNMRPEYYADLYRRYQTYARNYGDNKLYKIAGGANVDDYNWTEVLMREAGQYMDGLSLHSYTIPGSWEEKRFALGFDNGEWFETMKKSLYMDELITRHSNIMDKYDPEQRVGLIIDEWGTWFLSEPGTNPGFLYQQNTLRDALVAGIHLNIFQNHSKRVQMANIAQMVNVLQALILTEGDKLLLTPTYHVFDMYKVHQDNELLEVVMESPVYSMGRESIPQLSVSASRDEAGRVYISLCNLSHEDSAGLRIELAGTSAGTVAGQILTHSDLNAHNTFEAPATVAPAIFEGASLKNGVLDCQLPPASVVVLTLE; from the coding sequence ATGACTACAAAAGCTAGAATCCTGTCGGATATGCCAAAAAGTAAAATTAATAAAAATATTTACGGCCACTTTGCCGAGCATCTCGGCAGATGTATTTACGAGGGCATTTGGGTAGGCGAGGATTCGCCTATTCCCAATACGGGCGGTATCCGTAACGACGTGATTGCTGCGCTGCGCAAGCTCGATATTCCCGTGCTGCGCTGGCCGGGCGGCTGTTTCGCCGATGAGTATCACTGGAAGGACGGTATCGGCCTTCCAGAAACCCGCAAGCGGATGATCAACACCCACTGGGGCGGGGTCGTCGAGAACAACCACTTCGGCACACATGAGTTCTTCCGGCTCTGCGAGCTGCTGGAATGTGAACCGTATATTTGCGGCAATGTAGGCAGCGGTACCGTGCAGGAGATGTCCGAATGGGTGGAATATATGACCTTTGACGGTGAATCCCCGATGGCGGGATTGCGGGCTGAGAATGGGCGCGAGCAGCCTTGGGCGCTGAAGTATTTTGGCGTCGGGAATGAGAACTGGGGCTGCGGAGGCAACATGCGTCCGGAATATTATGCGGACCTGTACCGCCGCTACCAGACCTATGCGCGCAATTACGGGGACAACAAGCTCTACAAAATCGCCGGGGGCGCCAATGTGGACGACTATAACTGGACGGAAGTGCTGATGCGGGAAGCCGGACAGTACATGGATGGTCTCAGTCTGCATTCCTATACGATTCCCGGCAGCTGGGAAGAAAAACGTTTTGCACTTGGCTTCGACAACGGCGAATGGTTCGAGACCATGAAGAAATCACTCTATATGGATGAGCTGATTACCCGTCATTCCAATATCATGGACAAGTATGATCCGGAGCAGCGGGTAGGATTGATTATAGATGAATGGGGAACCTGGTTCCTCAGCGAGCCGGGGACGAATCCGGGTTTCCTGTATCAGCAGAATACACTGCGCGATGCATTGGTGGCAGGGATTCACCTGAATATTTTCCAGAACCACAGCAAACGGGTACAAATGGCCAATATCGCGCAAATGGTCAATGTCTTGCAGGCGCTTATCTTAACCGAAGGCGACAAGCTGCTGCTTACCCCTACTTACCATGTCTTTGACATGTATAAAGTGCATCAGGATAACGAGCTGCTTGAGGTGGTTATGGAGAGTCCGGTGTACAGCATGGGCAGGGAGTCCATTCCCCAGCTTAGCGTGTCTGCATCCCGGGATGAAGCCGGCAGGGTGTACATTTCCCTGTGCAATTTGAGCCACGAGGACAGCGCTGGCCTCCGCATTGAACTTGCCGGAACTTCGGCTGGAACAGTGGCCGGGCAGATCCTGACCCATTCCGATCTGAATGCGCACAATACCTTCGAAGCTCCGGCAACCGTTGCTCCGGCTATTTTCGAAGGGGCTTCGCTGAAGAACGGGGTGCTGGACTGTCAGCTTCCTCCGGCATCCGTAGTTGTCCTGACCCTAGAATAA
- a CDS encoding glycoside hydrolase family 43 protein, with amino-acid sequence MSRKKEYSNPLVEQRADPWVYKHTDGYYYFTASVPEYDRIEVRRAATIEGLRGAEPVVAWRKYETGPLSANIWAPEIHYIHGKWYIYFAAARTTETKEGLFDHRMYALENESANPLEGRWVEKGQVKTAWESFALDATAFQHKGVLYYVWAQKDPDIPGNSNLYISEMENPWTLTGPQTMIAKPEHPWEIIGFSVNEGAAVLKRNGKIFMSFSASATDHNYCMGLLTADEDSDLLDAASWSKHPEPVFQTSEANGQFGPGHNSFTVNENGEDVLIYHCRNYKEITGDPLYDPNRHTRAQVLEWNEDGTPNFGVPVKDGRE; translated from the coding sequence ATGAGCAGGAAAAAAGAATACAGCAATCCGCTTGTGGAACAGCGTGCGGACCCGTGGGTCTATAAACATACGGATGGCTATTATTACTTCACAGCTTCGGTGCCCGAATATGACCGGATCGAAGTGCGCAGGGCTGCAACCATTGAAGGACTAAGAGGCGCCGAACCTGTCGTCGCCTGGCGCAAATATGAGACGGGGCCGCTCAGCGCCAATATCTGGGCGCCCGAAATCCATTATATTCACGGGAAATGGTACATTTACTTCGCGGCGGCCCGGACTACGGAGACGAAGGAGGGGCTGTTCGATCACCGCATGTATGCGCTGGAGAACGAATCGGCGAATCCGCTGGAGGGCCGCTGGGTGGAGAAAGGCCAGGTAAAGACGGCCTGGGAGTCATTTGCTCTCGACGCCACGGCCTTCCAGCACAAGGGAGTGCTCTATTATGTATGGGCGCAGAAGGACCCGGATATTCCGGGGAACTCCAACCTGTACATTTCAGAGATGGAGAACCCGTGGACCCTGACCGGCCCGCAGACGATGATCGCCAAGCCGGAGCATCCCTGGGAAATCATCGGCTTCAGCGTTAACGAAGGCGCAGCGGTGCTTAAGCGGAACGGCAAAATCTTCATGAGCTTCTCAGCCAGTGCGACCGACCATAATTACTGCATGGGGCTGCTGACGGCAGACGAGGACAGCGATCTGCTGGATGCCGCTTCCTGGAGCAAGCACCCTGAGCCGGTATTCCAGACGAGTGAAGCGAACGGACAATTTGGTCCGGGGCACAACAGCTTCACAGTTAACGAAAACGGGGAAGATGTGCTGATCTACCATTGCCGCAATTACAAGGAAATTACCGGTGATCCGCTCTACGACCCGAACCGCCACACCCGCGCCCAGGTGCTGGAGTGGAATGAGGACGGCACGCCTAACTTCGGCGTGCCGGTGAAGGACGGCAGGGAGTAA
- a CDS encoding transposase — MYSIRQEELFSFEDLLLMRPEDKYSQIFEHLNLAPVLHALGKKNNRGRPEELNVPAMIYSLLIAKMEGIEFVSALVRRLRFSEEFRVQCRFTGSNRIPSEASYSRLIHVLEQTGMLEDLQDTLVLSALEEEFVTGMHLALDSSIVEAWDSLFSEAASKRRAARRAKKPSDAPVAQQLQLELTEPESEPVDERPKKPVYPPGRPSAEEKERRRKEREAYEESLGPFEKTIEQMLPYTYDELLAALPRHAARCDKKNAKGRLTSYYGFKANLLVDADCQYILSGLWSSANLNDQRMAVILLKGLLLKFPRLNVKHVLGDKGYDSAAIYQLIHSLGAYPTIPMIHHKEPPKGMNSDYNPVCSQGHTYRYDSFDAKYETLKYTQPSQCKDCPLSGSGCQKVFKIRIQTDLRKHTYPARGSESFTELYKKRTAVERVFAYLKEYFGMKRTRHRGVRARVDFQLSTLAYNLSKFALDKLNQRLRNSQQVA; from the coding sequence ATGTATTCTATTCGGCAAGAAGAGCTGTTTTCCTTTGAGGATTTGTTGCTGATGCGACCGGAAGATAAATACAGTCAGATCTTTGAACACTTAAATCTCGCTCCGGTCTTGCACGCGCTTGGAAAAAAGAACAACCGTGGGCGGCCGGAAGAACTAAACGTACCCGCGATGATCTACTCGCTGCTCATCGCAAAAATGGAGGGCATCGAGTTTGTATCCGCGTTGGTCCGGCGACTTCGATTCAGCGAGGAATTTCGGGTGCAGTGCCGGTTCACCGGTTCCAACCGCATCCCGAGCGAAGCCTCGTACTCCCGTTTGATTCATGTGCTTGAGCAAACGGGCATGCTCGAGGACCTTCAGGATACTCTGGTGCTGTCCGCCCTGGAGGAAGAGTTCGTTACGGGTATGCATCTCGCTTTGGATTCCTCTATCGTTGAGGCTTGGGATAGCCTATTTAGCGAAGCTGCATCCAAACGCCGCGCGGCCCGCCGTGCTAAAAAGCCAAGTGATGCTCCGGTGGCTCAGCAGCTGCAGCTAGAACTCACCGAGCCCGAGTCCGAGCCTGTGGACGAGCGGCCCAAAAAACCCGTCTACCCGCCTGGACGTCCTTCTGCTGAAGAAAAGGAACGTCGGCGCAAGGAACGGGAAGCTTATGAAGAGAGCCTAGGACCGTTTGAGAAAACCATTGAACAGATGCTGCCCTACACGTACGATGAATTGCTTGCAGCATTACCCCGGCATGCCGCGCGTTGTGACAAGAAAAATGCGAAAGGTAGACTTACCAGTTATTACGGGTTCAAGGCAAATCTGCTGGTCGATGCGGACTGTCAGTATATTCTTAGTGGCTTATGGAGTTCGGCGAATTTGAATGACCAGCGCATGGCGGTTATCCTTCTCAAAGGCCTGCTCCTGAAGTTTCCTAGGTTAAACGTAAAGCATGTCTTGGGAGACAAAGGGTACGACAGCGCAGCCATCTACCAGTTGATTCATTCGTTAGGCGCCTATCCTACGATTCCAATGATTCACCACAAAGAGCCGCCCAAGGGAATGAACTCGGACTACAATCCCGTATGCTCACAGGGGCATACCTACCGCTACGACAGTTTTGATGCCAAGTACGAAACGCTGAAGTATACCCAGCCGAGCCAGTGCAAAGACTGTCCACTTTCCGGTTCCGGCTGCCAAAAGGTGTTTAAAATCCGCATACAAACGGATTTACGCAAGCACACCTATCCCGCAAGAGGTAGCGAGAGCTTTACAGAGCTGTACAAGAAGCGTACGGCAGTGGAGCGAGTTTTTGCATATCTTAAAGAGTATTTTGGCATGAAACGTACGCGTCACCGCGGCGTCCGGGCAAGAGTTGATTTCCAGCTCAGTACACTAGCTTACAATCTCAGCAAGTTTGCGCTAGACAAGTTAAACCAGCGGTTACGCAACTCCCAGCAAGTGGCCTGA
- a CDS encoding YhgE/Pip domain-containing protein, translating into MAAVWRIYKKDWLGLFKAPVALLLIAALALLPSVYDWVNVAAVWDPYSNTSGIPIAVASVDQGASVGGKSFNIGDEVLESLRSNKSLGWRFTDVKSAERGVQRGDYYASIVIPAEFSQRMAGVLEGELVKPEVDYTVNEKINAIAPKITAKGASTITAQISERFTETLSSTVLTALSAIDREFQAELPVIRKVEQGLFQLEAGLPEIEQAGRLVLKLQQDWPQLADSAGRIAALADKLPEVEQAGKAAELLDEHWGQISDAAGRLQELQGRLPDLARAKELLSGLDADFSRVGEVLDRASDRLEEAGKVVAAAARALPQTDRIAAAGPAFGQELLQYLAQNRAAFTAVPQVLQQNLHLLQQNADSAALLASQLAEGTAPPDAAAASRLQLAADRLTAGSGALQHTAALFAAVNTLAPGTVPGSELRALTGARASWAAGAAQAARLAAGLRDGGGLDPAALAQLGGDSAKGAAALGGILARYSAEGQSALQGTLQQLTSVAGTAATALQQAPQRLAALSAVLDEAGTAIQYGQTGLAALRDKLPAAAGEVSAAAAGISGRLAAFTGFVTDVLPRIQNGLPAAGEHIHAAAEFARKDLPGAEEKFRRASEWITAGLPRADRGVNRAAELVRNDLPALEHAVRRAADTVRKVKREVNLEEIAQLLGGDIKGTSDFLASPVVLKEKALYPIPNYGSAMTPFYVVLSLWVGGTLLISLLRIGVDTGGIPYRRHQLYFGRLLTFLTVGIFQALIAVLGNMYLLKCYVADKLWFVLFAVLISIVFVTIVFTLVYVFGNLGKGIAIVFMVLQFSSSGGTFPISTTGRFFQILNPFMPFTYAISLLREAVGGILPEVAVRDALYLVLFGMLALVLALTLQKPLERFIRRAAEQAEASRLIS; encoded by the coding sequence ATGGCGGCAGTGTGGCGGATTTATAAAAAAGATTGGCTGGGCCTGTTCAAAGCACCGGTAGCCCTATTGTTGATAGCAGCACTCGCATTGCTTCCCTCGGTCTACGATTGGGTGAATGTCGCTGCGGTATGGGACCCCTACAGCAATACATCCGGCATCCCAATCGCCGTGGCGAGTGTGGATCAGGGAGCTTCTGTCGGTGGCAAAAGCTTCAACATCGGCGATGAGGTGCTGGAGAGCCTGCGGAGCAACAAGTCACTGGGCTGGCGGTTCACGGATGTTAAATCGGCAGAGCGCGGGGTGCAGCGCGGGGATTATTATGCCAGCATCGTCATTCCGGCAGAATTCTCACAGCGGATGGCGGGGGTTCTCGAAGGGGAACTTGTGAAGCCGGAGGTGGATTATACCGTCAATGAAAAAATCAACGCGATTGCGCCCAAAATTACGGCGAAAGGGGCTTCTACGATTACCGCGCAGATCAGTGAGCGGTTCACGGAAACCCTCAGCAGCACGGTGCTGACGGCCCTCAGTGCCATCGACCGCGAATTCCAGGCTGAGCTGCCGGTCATCCGCAAGGTGGAGCAGGGGCTGTTCCAGCTGGAGGCGGGCCTGCCGGAGATTGAACAGGCCGGGAGGCTGGTGCTCAAGCTTCAGCAGGACTGGCCGCAGCTTGCGGATTCGGCCGGGAGGATTGCCGCGCTTGCGGACAAGCTGCCGGAAGTGGAGCAGGCGGGCAAAGCGGCTGAGCTGCTCGACGAGCACTGGGGGCAGATCAGCGATGCCGCGGGCAGGCTGCAGGAGCTGCAGGGCAGGCTCCCGGATCTGGCCCGCGCGAAGGAGCTGCTGTCCGGCCTGGATGCTGACTTCAGCCGGGTCGGGGAGGTCCTGGACCGGGCCTCGGACAGGCTGGAGGAGGCCGGGAAGGTTGTTGCTGCGGCTGCCCGGGCTCTGCCGCAGACCGACCGGATCGCTGCAGCGGGGCCTGCCTTCGGGCAGGAGCTGCTGCAGTATCTGGCACAGAACCGCGCGGCTTTCACCGCGGTTCCGCAGGTGCTGCAGCAGAATCTCCATCTGCTGCAGCAGAATGCCGACAGCGCAGCGCTGCTGGCCAGCCAGCTCGCGGAAGGCACCGCGCCGCCGGACGCAGCGGCGGCTTCCCGGCTGCAGCTGGCCGCTGACCGGCTGACCGCCGGAAGCGGCGCGCTGCAGCACACGGCGGCTCTTTTCGCCGCCGTGAACACCCTCGCGCCCGGCACCGTGCCGGGCAGCGAGCTCCGCGCCCTGACCGGGGCGCGGGCCTCCTGGGCCGCCGGTGCTGCGCAGGCGGCCCGCCTCGCCGCCGGGCTGCGGGACGGCGGCGGGCTGGACCCCGCCGCGCTGGCGCAGCTTGGCGGGGATTCCGCCAAGGGCGCAGCAGCGCTGGGCGGAATCCTCGCGCGCTACAGCGCGGAGGGGCAGTCTGCGCTGCAGGGCACGCTGCAGCAGCTGACATCCGTGGCGGGGACCGCCGCCACGGCCTTGCAGCAGGCGCCGCAGCGGCTGGCGGCGCTGAGCGCGGTGCTGGATGAAGCGGGAACCGCCATCCAGTACGGGCAGACCGGCCTGGCCGCCTTGCGGGACAAGCTGCCCGCGGCAGCGGGCGAGGTCAGCGCGGCGGCAGCCGGTATAAGCGGCAGGCTGGCAGCGTTCACCGGCTTCGTGACGGATGTGCTGCCGCGCATTCAGAATGGGCTGCCTGCTGCCGGAGAACACATTCATGCGGCGGCTGAATTCGCCCGGAAGGACCTGCCGGGGGCGGAGGAGAAATTCCGCCGCGCGTCAGAGTGGATCACCGCCGGCCTTCCCCGTGCAGACCGGGGGGTGAACCGGGCGGCCGAGCTGGTGCGGAATGATCTTCCCGCCCTGGAGCATGCTGTCCGCCGCGCCGCCGATACGGTCCGCAAGGTCAAGCGGGAGGTCAACCTGGAGGAAATCGCCCAATTGCTGGGCGGGGATATCAAGGGCACCAGCGATTTTCTGGCCAGCCCTGTGGTTCTGAAGGAAAAGGCGCTGTATCCCATCCCCAATTACGGATCGGCGATGACACCGTTTTACGTAGTATTGTCCTTGTGGGTAGGCGGCACCCTGCTGATTTCTCTGCTGCGGATCGGTGTGGATACCGGTGGTATCCCATACCGGCGGCACCAGCTGTATTTTGGGCGCCTGCTGACTTTTCTTACCGTAGGCATCTTTCAGGCTCTGATAGCGGTATTGGGCAATATGTATTTGCTGAAATGCTATGTTGCCGACAAGCTGTGGTTCGTGCTGTTTGCCGTCCTGATCAGCATCGTTTTTGTGACAATCGTATTTACCCTGGTCTACGTCTTCGGCAATCTGGGCAAAGGCATAGCCATCGTGTTCATGGTGCTCCAGTTCTCCAGTTCGGGCGGGACTTTTCCGATCAGCACCACCGGGCGCTTTTTTCAAATCCTGAACCCGTTTATGCCCTTTACCTATGCCATCAGCCTGCTGAGAGAAGCCGTTGGCGGCATACTGCCGGAGGTTGCTGTCCGTGACGCCCTGTATCTGGTTCTTTTCGGTATGCTTGCCCTGGTGCTGGCGCTTACCCTCCAGAAGCCGCTGGAACGGTTCATCCGGCGTGCGGCAGAGCAGGCAGAGGCGTCCAGGCTGATCTCCTAA